From Desulfoplanes formicivorans:
TCAGGTGGCATCCGTGGCGCCATATACTTGAAGGAGAAGAGCATGGAAAACAAGGATCATGGAAGCGCGTTGGTTCTGGGCGTATGTCTGATCATCGGTTTGTGCGGTTTGGGATATGTTCTTGGGAATGCGGCCCTGCAAGTCAAGGAATTGGAGCGCACGGTCCGGGTCAAGGGACTTTCCGAGCGGGAATACAAGGCCGATGTGGTTATCTGGCCCATCCAGTTTACCGAGGCGAGCAACAACCTGGAAGAACTGTACGAATCTCTGGAAGCAGGCACAGCCAAGATCACCCGTTTTTTGGAGAACAAGGGGGTCAAGGCCGGTGATATTTCCCTGTCCGCACCCTCCATCACCGACAAATCGGCACAAAGTTACAGTGATTCCAGGCAGGCTCCCTTTCGGTACACTGCCGTGCAGAACGTGACCGTATACTCCCGTGATGTCCCCCTGGTCCGGTCCCTCATGACCCAACTGGGAGAACTGGGAAAACAGGGGATCGCGTTCACCGGCGGGGGGTATGACTATCAGACCGAGTATCTTTTTACCCAATTGAATCAGGTCAAGCCCGACATGATCAAGGAAGCCACTACCAAGGCCCGGGAAGTGGCCCTCAAGTTTGCCGAGGACTCCAAAAGCCGTTTGGGCAAGATCAAACGGGCTTCACAGGGGCAGTTCTCCATTACCCCAAGGGACAGGAACAACCCGCATATCAAGCGGGTCCGTGTGGTTTCCACTGTGGAATATTATTTGTCGGATTGATGGTGCAACACGTTGTGCCGACTTCTCATGCCAGGAGCGTGGTCGGATGGCTGGAATCTGTATGCGCAGGCATGGCATCTCAGTTTTCCATCTGTTAAAAGATCCTGGAGCAGCATGTTCGTATGTGGATCCGAAAGAGCAGACAATTGTTGTCAACAAGGATGCAAAAGGGATGATGGCATGGCGTACAAACATGTGATGCGTGAAGCGCCTTTGGTTTTTCTCCTCACGGATTTCGGGATTCGTGATCCCTATGTGGCCCAGATGAAGGCGGTTATCCTGAGTCATGCTCCGAAAGCGCATATTGTGGATTACACCCATCATGTCAGGCCGTTTGACATAGTGCAGGCCGGATTTTTCCTCTGGTCCGGATTTGCTTATTTTCCCCAGGGCAGCGTGATTGTTGCGGTGGTTGATCCCGGGGTGGGCACAACCAGGCGGATTGTTCTTGTTGCCTACCACAACAGGATCATCATTGCTCCGGACAATGGCCTGACCGGTTTGCTGTTGCCCGAGGATGGCCGGGGAGTCAGGGTTTTTGCTGCTCATGTTGACCAGGCTGCCACAAGCCGGACTTTTCATGGCAGGGACGTATTTGCCCCCTTGGCGGCCAGGGTAATCAATGGTGAAAGGCTGGAAACCCTGGGGGAAGAGATACCGCCAGCATCGCTTGAGCGCTCGACATGGGCCGATTCAGGAAGACAGGGAAACAGGATATGGACCCATGTTCTGCATGTGGACGGGTTTGGCAATTGTCTGCTTGGTCTGTGCATCAACCAGTGGGAAGGAGTATTGGGAAAGGTACGGGTCCTGAAAGGGCATCCATGGGGAGAGGGGGTGATCCCGGTTGCGACCTACAATGATTTGCAGCCCGGGCAAACAGGCATTCTTGCAGGTAGTCAGGGTGTTTACGAACTCTGTATGTGCCAGAGCAGTGCGGCCAGGGCGTTGCATCTAAAGCCTGGCAACCGGGTGGAATTGGAGGTGATCTCCTGAACAGGCAGGCTATTTTTTGTCCTGGGGATATTCCACATATTCCAGGCAGAGGCCCTTGGCCGGTGCCGTAGCCGGAGCCAGGGAGCGATCCCGAGCTTCCAGTATTTCCTTGGCCTGCTCGGGAGACAGCTTGCCGCGTCCAACCTGATAGAGCAGGCCGACCATGTTTCTGACCATCTGTTTGAGAAATCCATTGGCCGAAAAGGTCCATACCTGTTCGTGGTCGGTGATTCCCGAAGATCTCTCTATGCGGGTTATGGTGCGGATGGTGGACTGAACGTCCGTGCCCAGATTCTGAAAGCTCTTGAAGTCGTGCTGCCCAACGAGATACGCGGCAGCCCTGTCCATGGCCTGAAAATCCAGGGGACCGGTATCCCACACGTAGCGCCTGCGCTGGGGCAGCACATAGTCCGGGTTGGTCCACATGGTGTAGGAATAGGTCTTGGAAAGGCAGGAATACCGGGCATGGAAATCAAAGCCCACGTTGGCAACCTCAAGAATCCGCACAGACCGGGGGAGCATGGCATTAAGGGCCTTATGCCAGGGAATGTGGGTTCGATCTGCGAGAATATCCACATGGGCCACCTGTCCCAGGGCATGGACCCCGGAATCGGTCCGTCCTGAGCCGAAGATCCGGGTGGGGCGGCCACAGAGAACGGAAAGATGCGTTTCCAGGCATT
This genomic window contains:
- a CDS encoding SIMPL domain-containing protein, which translates into the protein MENKDHGSALVLGVCLIIGLCGLGYVLGNAALQVKELERTVRVKGLSEREYKADVVIWPIQFTEASNNLEELYESLEAGTAKITRFLENKGVKAGDISLSAPSITDKSAQSYSDSRQAPFRYTAVQNVTVYSRDVPLVRSLMTQLGELGKQGIAFTGGGYDYQTEYLFTQLNQVKPDMIKEATTKAREVALKFAEDSKSRLGKIKRASQGQFSITPRDRNNPHIKRVRVVSTVEYYLSD
- a CDS encoding SAM hydrolase/SAM-dependent halogenase family protein — translated: MAYKHVMREAPLVFLLTDFGIRDPYVAQMKAVILSHAPKAHIVDYTHHVRPFDIVQAGFFLWSGFAYFPQGSVIVAVVDPGVGTTRRIVLVAYHNRIIIAPDNGLTGLLLPEDGRGVRVFAAHVDQAATSRTFHGRDVFAPLAARVINGERLETLGEEIPPASLERSTWADSGRQGNRIWTHVLHVDGFGNCLLGLCINQWEGVLGKVRVLKGHPWGEGVIPVATYNDLQPGQTGILAGSQGVYELCMCQSSAARALHLKPGNRVELEVIS
- the truA gene encoding tRNA pseudouridine(38-40) synthase TruA; amino-acid sequence: MGSKQKRHHELCALPPEYCALKRIRLTIAYEGTDFCGWQIQKGQPSIQECLETHLSVLCGRPTRIFGSGRTDSGVHALGQVAHVDILADRTHIPWHKALNAMLPRSVRILEVANVGFDFHARYSCLSKTYSYTMWTNPDYVLPQRRRYVWDTGPLDFQAMDRAAAYLVGQHDFKSFQNLGTDVQSTIRTITRIERSSGITDHEQVWTFSANGFLKQMVRNMVGLLYQVGRGKLSPEQAKEILEARDRSLAPATAPAKGLCLEYVEYPQDKK